The Megalobrama amblycephala isolate DHTTF-2021 linkage group LG13, ASM1881202v1, whole genome shotgun sequence genome contains a region encoding:
- the LOC125243065 gene encoding uncharacterized protein LOC125243065 isoform X1, with protein MLFITVSSVVSMSRLSQYVSFSSFFLLVATQRPCKQVHRLNMNYVQGDNMSISCLTTTHPLESLTVKLRRTDPIKDILMYSDTSPASEHQRWSVRNDAGNVTLDLKNISFPDNGHYECQVYKDLDCLNATLFNLRVRECKTLDSVHATPGSLVLLPCSEYPLQHNAGQVTWKIIIGHKPTKIDEYCPPNKPSNSTERDMRPLCERARIIGNGSLLIRDAVNTDGSWYQCRVSEKTCYEVKLVMKGAPTSANISVVQTEGNSAAVTTDLTAVVMVTIVSLCVLTALIICGILYFRKRKKNINSQTELNCRHSTYYSEIPGRLDVPLYSVVQRT; from the exons atgctgtttattactgtaagCTCTGTGGTTTCCATGTCTCGGCTCTCTCAGTATGTCTCATTTAGCTCTTTTTTCCTTTTAGTGGCGACACAGAGACCCTGCAAGCAGGTCCATCGGTTGAACATGAACTATGTTCAGGGCGACAATATGTCTATTTCTTGCCTAACCACAACCCACCCGCTGGAGTCTCTGACAGTGAAACTACGCAGAACTGACCCGATTAAAGACATCctaatgtattcagacacctctCCAGCATCAGAGCATCAGAGATGGTCTGTGAGAAATGATGCTGGAAATGTTACACTTGATCTGAAGAACATCAGTTTTCCTGATAACGGCCATTATGAATGTCAAGTCTACAAAGATTTGGACTGCCTTAATGCAACTCTTTTTAACCTGAGGGTCAGAG AGTGTAAAACTTTGGATTCTGTTCATGCGACTCCCGGCTCTTTAGTGTTGCTGCCATGCTCTGAATATCCTCTACAGCACAATGCTGGACAAGTGACTTGGAAAATCATTATTGGTcacaaaccaacaaaaatagATGAATACTGCCCTCCAAACAAGCCCTCAAACAGTACAGAGAGAGACATGAGGCCTCTGTGTGAGAGAGCGAGAATAATAGGGAATGGATCTCTGCTTATAAGGGATGCAGTAAACACTGATGGATCATGGTATCAGTGCAGAGTGAGTGAAAAAACCTGCTATGAGGTGAAGCTGGTGATGAAAG GTGCTCCAACCTCAGCTAACATTTCTGTTGTTCAGACTGAAGGCAACAGTGCAGCAGTGACAACTGATCTGACAGCAGTAGTGATGGTCACAATAGTGTCTCTGTGTGTCCTCACAGCACTGATCATCTGTGGGATTCTTTATTTCAGAAAACGAAAGAAGAATATCAACAGCCAAA CTGAATTGAACTGCAGGCATTCCACATATTATTCTGAAATTCCAGGAA GACTGGATGTCCCGTTGTATTCTGTAGTTCAACGTACATGA
- the LOC125243065 gene encoding uncharacterized protein LOC125243065 isoform X2, which produces MMGSFQPSNVQLLYLLIAALLDYNVATQRPCKQVHRLNMNYVQGDNMSISCLTTTHPLESLTVKLRRTDPIKDILMYSDTSPASEHQRWSVRNDAGNVTLDLKNISFPDNGHYECQVYKDLDCLNATLFNLRVRECKTLDSVHATPGSLVLLPCSEYPLQHNAGQVTWKIIIGHKPTKIDEYCPPNKPSNSTERDMRPLCERARIIGNGSLLIRDAVNTDGSWYQCRVSEKTCYEVKLVMKGAPTSANISVVQTEGNSAAVTTDLTAVVMVTIVSLCVLTALIICGILYFRKRKKNINSQTELNCRHSTYYSEIPGRLDVPLYSVVQRT; this is translated from the exons ATGATGGGGAGTTTTCAGCCTTCAAATGTACAACTTCTATATCTTCTTATAGCAGCTTTATTAGATTACAACG TGGCGACACAGAGACCCTGCAAGCAGGTCCATCGGTTGAACATGAACTATGTTCAGGGCGACAATATGTCTATTTCTTGCCTAACCACAACCCACCCGCTGGAGTCTCTGACAGTGAAACTACGCAGAACTGACCCGATTAAAGACATCctaatgtattcagacacctctCCAGCATCAGAGCATCAGAGATGGTCTGTGAGAAATGATGCTGGAAATGTTACACTTGATCTGAAGAACATCAGTTTTCCTGATAACGGCCATTATGAATGTCAAGTCTACAAAGATTTGGACTGCCTTAATGCAACTCTTTTTAACCTGAGGGTCAGAG AGTGTAAAACTTTGGATTCTGTTCATGCGACTCCCGGCTCTTTAGTGTTGCTGCCATGCTCTGAATATCCTCTACAGCACAATGCTGGACAAGTGACTTGGAAAATCATTATTGGTcacaaaccaacaaaaatagATGAATACTGCCCTCCAAACAAGCCCTCAAACAGTACAGAGAGAGACATGAGGCCTCTGTGTGAGAGAGCGAGAATAATAGGGAATGGATCTCTGCTTATAAGGGATGCAGTAAACACTGATGGATCATGGTATCAGTGCAGAGTGAGTGAAAAAACCTGCTATGAGGTGAAGCTGGTGATGAAAG GTGCTCCAACCTCAGCTAACATTTCTGTTGTTCAGACTGAAGGCAACAGTGCAGCAGTGACAACTGATCTGACAGCAGTAGTGATGGTCACAATAGTGTCTCTGTGTGTCCTCACAGCACTGATCATCTGTGGGATTCTTTATTTCAGAAAACGAAAGAAGAATATCAACAGCCAAA CTGAATTGAACTGCAGGCATTCCACATATTATTCTGAAATTCCAGGAA GACTGGATGTCCCGTTGTATTCTGTAGTTCAACGTACATGA
- the LOC125243066 gene encoding matrix remodeling-associated protein 8-like has product MMGSFQPSNLQLLFVLIAALDCNVATQRPCKQVHRLNINYVQGDNMSISCLTTTHPLESLTVKLRRTDPIKDILMYSDTSPASEHQRWSVRNDSGNVTLYLKDISLSDQGRYECEVYKDLDCLNATVLNLRVRECKTLDSVHATPDSSVLLPCSEHPLQNRTDQATWKIFHGHQSTEIAQYRPPNKPSNSTERDTRPLYERARILGNGSLFIRDAVNTDGSWYQCRVSEKTCYEVKLVMKVITDAPTPADSPAAVTINLIAVVMITIVSLSVFITLIVGATLYFKKGRIKINSQIELDCWSSVSYSGVSGEFDVPFNSLVL; this is encoded by the exons ATGATGGGGAGTTTTCAGCCTTCAAATTTACAACTTCTATTTGTTTTAATAGCAGCTTTAGATTGCAATG TGGCGACACAGAGACCCTGCAAGCAGGTCCATCGGTTGAACATAAATTATGTTCAGGGCGACAATATGTCTATTTCTTGCCTAACCACAACCCACCCGCTTGAGTCTCTGACAGTGAAACTACGCAGAACTGACCCGATTAAAGACATCctaatgtattcagacacctctCCAGCATCAGAGCATCAGAGATGGTCTGTGAGAAATGATTCTGGTAATGTTACACTTTACCTGAAAGACATCAGTTTATCTGATCAAGGCCGTTATGAATGTGAAGTCTACAAAGATTTGGATTGCCTTAATGCAACTGTTCTTAACCTGAGGGTCAGAG AGTGTAAAACTTTGGACTCTGTCCATGCGACTCCAGACTCTTCAGTGTTGCTGCCATGCTCTGAACATCCTCTACAAAACAGAACTGATCAAGCGACTTGGAAAATCTTTCATGGTCACCAATCAACAGAAATAGCCCAATACCGCCCTCCAAACAAGCCCTCAAACAGCACAGAGAGAGACACGAGGCCTCTGTATGAGAGAGCCAGAATACTAGGGAATGGATCTCTGTTTATAAGGGATGCAGTAAACACTGATGGATCATGGTATCAGTGCAGAGTGAGTGAAAAAACCTGCTATGAGGTGAAGCTGGTGATGAAAG TGATCACAGATGCTCCAACCCCAGCTGACAGTCCTGCAGCAGTAACAATTAATCTGATAGCAGTAGTGATGATCACAATAGTGTCTCTGAGTGTCTTCATAACACTGATCGTCGGTGCGACTCTTTATTTCAAAAAAGGAAGGATCAAAATCAACAGCCAAA TTGAATTGGACTGCTGGTCTTCTGTATCTTATTCTGGAGTTTCTGGAG AGTTTGATGTCCCGTTCAATTCTTTAGTTCTTTAA
- the LOC125243067 gene encoding uncharacterized protein LOC125243067, which yields MMGSFQPLYFQLLYLLTAALLDCNVATQRPCKKVHRLNINYVQGDNMSISCLTTTHPLESLTVKLRRTDPIKDILMYSDTSPASEHQRWSVRNDAGRVTLYLKDISLSDQGRYECEVYKDLDCLNTTLINLRVRECKTLDSVHATLDSSVLLPCSEHPLQNRTDQVTWKIFHGHQSTEIAQYRPPNKPSNSTERDTRPLYERARILGNGSLLIRDAVNTDGSWYQCRVSEKTCYEVKLVMKGVFSM from the exons tGGCGACACAGAGACCCTGCAAGAAGGTCCATCGGTTGAACATAAACTATGTTCAGGGCGACAATATGTCTATTTCTTGCCTAACCACAACCCACCCGCTGGAGTCTCTGACAGTGAAACTACGCAGAACTGACCCGATTAAAGACATCctaatgtattcagacacctctCCAGCATCAGAGCATCAGAGATGGTCTGTGAGAAATGATGCTGGTAGGGTTACACTTTACCTGAAAGACATCAGTTTATCTGATCAAGGCCGTTATGAATGTGAAGTCTACAAAGATTTGGACTGCCTTAATACAACTCTTATTAACCTGAGGGTCAGAG AGTGTAAAACTTTGGACTCTGTCCATGCGACTCTAGACTCTTCAGTGTTGCTGCCATGCTCTGAACATCCTCTACAAAACAGAACTGATCAAGTGACTTGGAAAATCTTTCATGGTCACCAATCAACAGAAATAGCCCAATATCGCCCTCCAAACAAGCCCTCAAACAGCACAGAGAGAGACACGAGGCCTCTGTATGAGAGAGCCAGAATACTAGGGAATGGATCTCTGCTTATAAGGGATGCAGTAAACACTGATGGATCATGGTATCAGTGCAGAGTGAGTGAAAAAACCTGCTATGAGGTGAAGCTGGTGATGAAAGGTGTGTTTTCAATGTAA